The window CATGGTATCGCCCACTGTATTTCTTGATGACATTCAAAAGCTTCGGGCTGTCACGTACAAACTGAtgaacatttttccttttcagtTCATCACCGTGTGTGAACAGTACCATGGTGTACTTGGAGGTTTCTTCACCAAAAATCATCTGAAATAGATTTactgtttcttcctcttcctctgtgAATCTACCTAACCTGATTACAACTAAAAATGCATGTGGACCTGGTGCACACAGTGGAAGGCACAGCTTCATCTGACTGACCACCTCATCTGAACTTAAGTTAGTGTCAAACAGACCTGGAGAGTCGATAACCGCTACTTTTCTTCCATTCACATTTCCATGGACCTTTTTGCACTCTGTGGTTACAGAGACTGAGGAGAAATCAGATGCAAATGCCTTTTCCCCCAAGATGGTGTTTCCTGTTGCACTCTTGCCTGCACCAGTCTTCCCAACCAGCAGAATCCGAAGCTCCTCATTTACTTCTTGCCCTGGTGGACCAGTAAATTAGTTACACCTCTTGttgctgttaaatatgttttatattacataaataAGGATGCATTTATACCAATACTTGTCTTATATATCAGCCTGACACTATGCTGTGGTACAAGTTAGCAAAGCtgctgcagcttagtttctcagcatgtttgcCCTGCACTTCAGTGAGCCGTAGGTTATTCAGAATAAAGCAGCTTTATTGATAATTGTCTGTAAGGGAAGCATTTTATGTAGCATGTCATTTAGTCTGAGCGTTTTTGTACAGTTTGAGCATATAAATCGGAGGTTTTGGTCAGTTGACAAAGATTTACTCAAACATACAAAATCGCACAGTGAAGGTCTGGATGTAAAGGACAATCAATTACAGCTCAACCAACCAAAAAGACTCAAGATGTAAAACTGGACAAGTGttgatatatataaaactgtatcgtgccttccacccgatgactgctgggataggctccagcacccccttgcgaccctgagggaggagTGACTtaggaatggatggatggatggatggatggatggatatctcAACACTTATATATATGGGTTTGTTCCAAAATGACACATTAATTTTTTATGATATACTTTATGCTTATGtcacatttattaaataaatagaaatgggttttcttaaacatttttttcattaaaaactccAAAATGAATGTTCTCACATTTTGAAATGGAACCCTTTAAATGTACATTCAGCTTtgtaattattggcacccttggtAAGGATGGAACAAAAAGgtaattaaaaatgtctttgcGGTTAATTAGCTCATTATCTCACTGAAAATGTGACCAAAAAATACTAATCTTTTTATTGATTTAGTCTGTTGATCTAATTAatccaagaaaacaaaaaccctTGTGAGTTTTTAACACAACCACATGGCAAAGTTCCTGGCATTACTAGAAATTCTTATGTACACAATGACTGAAGAATATTCCTATTtatgtttcagtttcagtcacCTGAGTGATCAGGAACTCTTAAGTAACCCATGACTTACCTTTTCACTGGGGTGTAAATATATAACCGACACACAGCTGAATTCTCTCACTGATTTATCAACAAGAGGAACATTAGGCAATACACAATATTCAGAAATGGCAATGGCTATAAAATACAATAGCAACACAACCCAAAATATCCATATACTTTATTAGGGCAATAAGTGAGAAGTTTAAAACAGCCTGAGCTGTAGTGAACCTGCCTTGAAAAGTATTTTTTCCGCACACAGTAAGGGGGATGAATAGAGATTTGCAGACGATTGTAGCATTTTGGAGTCACCAAAACTACAATTAGACACCATCCCCATGCCCATAAACTACTTGAAATGCTACTTTTGAAACTACTTTTTTTCACCCAACCACAAACGTAAGTGCCAGGTGTTTGCTAGACACTATTAAAACTTTGACTGGACTCAGGTTCTGTGGTCATATGAGGCAAAAATAAAGCCTTTTTGCCACAAAGACTTTTTGGTGTAAAAAGAAGGATGGTTAAGCAGAAAAGAACCAAATTCTTGCCGCTAAGTATGGTGAAAGatttgtgatgttttggggctcaACCTCAAACCTTAAAATCTTGGACTCAATGGCTAAGGCTGTGCTGTGGCTGAATCTTCCTGCAGGACAATAACCCAAAACAATGGAACAAAAATGGATCAGTGACTACAGACTCAAGCTTTTGACATGGTCAGCCtagtcccctgacctaaaccccagAGAAAACCTGAGAGGTGGGCTGAAGCATAGAGTCTGAAAGAGAGAGCCCAGGACCCTGGAGGATCTGGAGAGATTCTGTATTAAGAAGTGGTCTCAGATTCTTTGCTGTGTATTCTCCTATCTCATTAAACATTCTgtgaaagtttttttaaaactacatACCTTTGCCACTCTTAGGGCTCTGCATCTTGGAAGCCTATGGAGAAAATTCAAGTCAGTCTTATCTAATAGAgaatttagaaaatattttttcatataataacttattCATGGATATCTGAACTTTTGATTTCATTCTGTTCATGtgttctctttttatctctttctttatcATTTCACGAGTactaaaaaaagtgaaaaaaaaaaaaaaatatatatatatatatatatatatatatatataaattccaCATTTGAAAAGTATGAAAATTATATGCaatctaaaataaacaaacaaaagaccaCTGGCCTGTTCATTACTGTATTACTCCAGGTGTGCCATGTCGTGGCACTTACCTCCAACCCAGCAGCTGCCACGATGACTAAACATGTCAGCAGTAAAATGAGCCGGGTCCTGCACGGCGTTGACAGCCCTGACCTAACCTGTCGTATGAAATCTAGCAAAGGACCACACAGAAAGGTTTATGAAGAATACATTCACCTATTTAGGTTGTAACCTGGATATGAGTATAGCCTACTCCGCATCATTTTAACGATCGTATAAACTGTTAGACTCTTACCAGCCATTGCGATGGAGGATGTCTATTTTCGTTTTCACACATGAAGTTTCGTTTCTGCTCAGCCCCATTCAGGCGGTGCGTCGCTCGCCCGGAACCATTGTCTTTTGAATTCGTACCGCCAGGGAAAGATATTCTCGAGGCTCTGGTCTCGGGCAGGCAGGGCTTCGTGGCGAGCAGCGCTCAGTGCAGAAGAGGGAGAGCTGAAGGCAGCAGGACGGAGCGAGCATGGCTTTAAACCTCACCATCAACACCAGCAATCCTCCTCTAGGTAAAACACCACATGTTTGTCTTTCAGTGGCGTAGCTGCTTGAAGTTAAATGCGAAAACGTGGCGTGAGCTGTAAGAGCAGCTCGAGTTGAGTGACAGGTGGCGCATATAGCTAAAGCTACGCGTTATCCTCATGCCGTCGTGGCATAGCTGGTTTGCTAGTAAGCTACATTTAGCTTGAAAATGTCTCTGTCCCAGCGCTCCAAGCACTTGACGAACAGGAGAGTGTTCAGTAAATTGTTTGCGTCTTGATGAAATTGTATGTAGGGTAAAAACGATCAGATAAACGTTCCTAAAGCTTTCCATTCATCTGTAAACTTGACATTGTTTCATAACTACGTTTCAGATTGACTGGCTATCTCTGTTGGCCGGCTACAAGTACGCTGGGAAAAGTTGTGGGGTTTCAAAAATAACTTTTCAAACAGACTTCGGTTACCTTAGCTAATTAGCTGCATAGATAATACTAAAAATAGTGGATTGTCTGTCTGGCTGAATGATCTAGACACCTTAGCTTCAAATAGTGCCACCGTTCGTTAAGAAACGGTATTACTGGCTGATGCAAGCGAGTTGAAAAACTGGTTATGTGAGTgtagtttaatgtttttgtattgtatagGCAGTCCTGAGGCAGTCCTGTGACACTCCTTACATCGCACATTGACTGAAATAAAGACATTAACCCCTCAAAGCTCATAGGGTTCAAgtgcaattttttttcctgtcataCATCATATCAATCATCAACCTAATGAGAAGAAGCCCTTTGCAGTCTGCAATAAATGGCTCTTGAACTCTCTGAGAATGAGGCTGCTTTAGTCCAGGCTAGTCAAATTATCTTGCTATGAGTGCTGGCAGTTGTGTGCTCTGAAGGCTCTTTCTGCAATCACTTGAAAAACAACCTCTTAGGTTGCTTTTGGTTTGATTCATGTAGATGATTGCATGCTGTGGTGTCATTTGCCATTTGTCATTTTGATGTACCCGCACACTGAAGTACAGAAAGAGAGGCCTTTACTGGACTGAACTGTAGAGCTGTGGTTGTATTTGATTGAGAAGTCACTCCCCAGCTGCCTCCCTCAGCTgcagtgcagctgctgctgtgtCATTTTCAGATAAAATGTCTTTTGGCAAAATGTATCAAAATGTTCCATGCCCTTCTTTTACCCCCTCTAATCAATGTTTACTGTTCTTTGAATTCTCTGCTGGAATATGCGCTTGGAATTAAGTGGAACACGTTATTCTTCTTAGTACTTTACATACCACTCATTGAAATACCAGTCAGTACTCAGATATGAGTATCCTCCAAATGTGTTCTAAAATAACGTAGGGTGGAGTTGCACAAATGTGGCATAAACGTGGAGCCAATCAGTGAATAATTATGTCAGTAAACCATGCCTCCTAAAGAGTTCTATGG is drawn from Pygocentrus nattereri isolate fPygNat1 chromosome 10, fPygNat1.pri, whole genome shotgun sequence and contains these coding sequences:
- the LOC108425609 gene encoding GTPase IMAP family member 9-like, whose amino-acid sequence is MADFIRQVRSGLSTPCRTRLILLLTCLVIVAAAGLEASKMQSPKSGKGQEVNEELRILLVGKTGAGKSATGNTILGEKAFASDFSSVSVTTECKKVHGNVNGRKVAVIDSPGLFDTNLSSDEVVSQMKLCLPLCAPGPHAFLVVIRLGRFTEEEEETVNLFQMIFGEETSKYTMVLFTHGDELKRKNVHQFVRDSPKLLNVIKKYSGRYHVFNNKDQDPEQVIQLLDQIDKMVTGNGGGHYTTEMLQEIEKAIEEEKQRILKENEVKRLEEIRKLRSLLKGEEMEMAIQVLKVKHEREARWKAERSSTLFEKIKQFLYDIFNKIYEYVKSFFYPTHQFPTFIFGAAYSSQWNAYSAKAKPVGDLSAHNKNKKVLIS